One window of the Ammospiza nelsoni isolate bAmmNel1 chromosome 2, bAmmNel1.pri, whole genome shotgun sequence genome contains the following:
- the ATP4B gene encoding potassium-transporting ATPase subunit beta: protein MATLNEKKTCSERMADFRRFVWNPETKLFMGRSLINWVWISLYYLAFYVVMSGLFALSIYCLMRTINPYEPDYQDQLKSPGVTLRPDVYGDRGLRIYYNVSDNKTWEGLVTTLHTFLTAYTPAAQHLNINCTNNTYFIQDTFDGPNNTKLSCKFTSDMLQNCSGITDPTFGYPEGKPCFIIKMNRIIKFYPGNGTAPRVNCTYVEESRPLDADYYPGNGTFSLHYFPYYGKKAQPSYSNPLVAVKFLNITRNVEFKIVCKVIGAGITFNVHDPYEGKVEFKLKIED, encoded by the exons ATGGCAACTTTAAATGAGAAGAAGACCTGCAGCGAACGTATGGCAGATTTCCGTCGTTTTGTCTGGAATCCAGAAACAAAGCTCTTCATGGGAAGGTCCTTAATTAACTGGG TGTGGATCAGCCTCTACTACCTGGCTTTCTACGTGGTGATGTCGGGGCTGTTCGCACTCTCCATTTATTGCTTAATGAGGACCATCAATCCCTACGAGCCGGATTACCAGGACCAGCTGAAATCCCCAG GTGTAACCTTACGACCCGATGTTTATGGGGACAGAGGACTGCGAATTTATTACAACGTATCGGACAACAAAACCTGGGAAGGTTTAGTGACAACTCTTCACACTTTTCTGACAG CATATACACCAGCTGCTCAGCATCTGAACATCAACTGCACCAATAATACCTACTTCATCCAGGACACCTTTGATGGCCCAAATAACACAAAACTATCCTGCAAATTCACCTCAGACATGCTTCAAAACTGCTCCGGCATCACAGATCCAACTTTTGGATATCCAGAAGGAAAACCCtgttttattataaaaatgaaCAGA attatcAAGTTTTACCCCGGCAATGGCACTGCACCAAGAGTGAACTGCACATATGTG GAGGAGTCTCGCCCGCTGGACGCGGATTACTACCCTGGCAATGGCACCTTCAGCCTGCACTACTTCCCCTACTACGGCAAAAAGGCCCAG CCCAGCTACAGCAATCCCTTGGTAGCTGTGAAATTTCTCAACATTACGAGGAATGTAGAATTTAAAATAGTGTGCAAAGTCATTGGAGCTGGAATTACCTTCAATGTTCATGATCCGTATGAAGGCAAAGTGgaatttaaactgaaaatagaaGACTGA
- the TFDP1 gene encoding transcription factor Dp-1 isoform X1, with product MAKDAGLIEANGELKVFIDQNLSPGKGVVSLLAVHPSTVNTIGKQLLPKTFGQSNVNIAQQVVIGTPQRPSAQNTILVGSPHTPNTHFASQNQTGDSSPWSAGKRNKKGEKNGKGLRHFSMKVCEKVQRKGTTSYNEVADELVAEFTTTDNHISPNESQAYDQKNIRRRVYDALNVLMAMNIISKEKKEIKWIGLPTNSAQECQNLEVEKQRRIERIKQKQSQLQELILQQIAFKNLVQRNRQAEQQANRPPPSNSVIHLPFIIVNTSKKTVIDCSISNDKFEYLFNFDNTFEIHDDIEVLKRMGMACGLESGSCSAEDLKIARSLVPKALQPYVTEMAQGSISSVYVTSSIGSASNGTRFSASDFSNGGDGMLATSSNGSQYSGSRVETPVSYVGDDDDDDDDFNENDDDD from the exons GGGTTGTTTCTCTATTGGCTGTTCATCCTTCTACAGTAAATACAATTGGAAAACAGCTCCTGCCAAAAACATTTGGACAGTCTAATGTCAACATTGCACAACAAGTG GTTATCGGTACACCTCAGAGACCTTCAGCACAGAACACCATCCTGGTAGGAAGTCCACACACACCTAACACACATTTTGCATCACAGAACCAGACTGGAGATTCTTCACCTTGGTCTGCTGG GAAGCGGAACAAAAAAGGCGAGAAGAATGGCAAGGGTTTACGTCATTTCTCTATGAAGGTTTGTGAGAAGGTACAGAGAAAAGGAACCACCTCATACAATGAGGTGGCAGACGAGTTGGTTGCAGAATTCACTACCACTGATAATCACATTTCACCAAATGAATCA CAGGCTTATGACCAGAAGAATATTAGACGACGTGTCTATGATGCCTTAAATGTCCTTATGGCCATGAACATTATCtctaaggagaaaaaggaaatcaaatgGATTGGTCTACCTACTAACTCGGCTCAGGAATGTCAGAATTTGGAG GTGGAGAAACAGAGAAGAATTGAAAGAATAAAGCAAAAACAGTCTCAGCTACAAGAACTCATTCTACAG CAAATTGCCTTTAAGAACCTGGTGCAGCGGAACCGtcaagcagagcagcaggcaaaCCGACCTCCCCCCTCCAATTCTGTCATCCATCTGCCTTTTATCATTGTGAACACCAGCAAGAAGACAGTGATCGACTGCAGTATTTCAAATGACAA gtTTGAATATCTATTTAATTTTGACAATACGTTTGAAATTCATGATGATATAGAAGTACTAAAACGAATGGGAATGGCTTGTGGGCTAGAATCTGGAAGCTGTTCAGCAGAGGACCTAAAAATTGCAAGGAGTTTGGTTCCTAAAGCTCTGCAACCATATGTGACAG aaaTGGCTCAGGGATCAATCAGCAGTGTATATGTCACATCTTCAATAGGTTCTGCATCAAACGGCACAAGATTTTCAGCCAG tgacTTTTCCAATGGTGGAGATGGAATGTTGGCTACAAGTTCCAATGGATCTCAGTATAGTGGCTCCAGAGTTGAAACACCAGTTTCTTATGTTGGGGATGAcgatgatgatgacgatgattttaatgaaaatgatGATGACGACTGA
- the TFDP1 gene encoding transcription factor Dp-1 isoform X2, whose product MAKDAGLIEANGELKVFIDQNLSPGKGVVSLLAVHPSTVNTIGKQLLPKTFGQSNVNIAQQVVIGTPQRPSAQNTILVGSPHTPNTHFASQNQTGDSSPWSAGKRNKKGEKNGKGLRHFSMKVCEKVQRKGTTSYNEVADELVAEFTTTDNHISPNESAYDQKNIRRRVYDALNVLMAMNIISKEKKEIKWIGLPTNSAQECQNLEVEKQRRIERIKQKQSQLQELILQQIAFKNLVQRNRQAEQQANRPPPSNSVIHLPFIIVNTSKKTVIDCSISNDKFEYLFNFDNTFEIHDDIEVLKRMGMACGLESGSCSAEDLKIARSLVPKALQPYVTEMAQGSISSVYVTSSIGSASNGTRFSASDFSNGGDGMLATSSNGSQYSGSRVETPVSYVGDDDDDDDDFNENDDDD is encoded by the exons GGGTTGTTTCTCTATTGGCTGTTCATCCTTCTACAGTAAATACAATTGGAAAACAGCTCCTGCCAAAAACATTTGGACAGTCTAATGTCAACATTGCACAACAAGTG GTTATCGGTACACCTCAGAGACCTTCAGCACAGAACACCATCCTGGTAGGAAGTCCACACACACCTAACACACATTTTGCATCACAGAACCAGACTGGAGATTCTTCACCTTGGTCTGCTGG GAAGCGGAACAAAAAAGGCGAGAAGAATGGCAAGGGTTTACGTCATTTCTCTATGAAGGTTTGTGAGAAGGTACAGAGAAAAGGAACCACCTCATACAATGAGGTGGCAGACGAGTTGGTTGCAGAATTCACTACCACTGATAATCACATTTCACCAAATGAATCA GCTTATGACCAGAAGAATATTAGACGACGTGTCTATGATGCCTTAAATGTCCTTATGGCCATGAACATTATCtctaaggagaaaaaggaaatcaaatgGATTGGTCTACCTACTAACTCGGCTCAGGAATGTCAGAATTTGGAG GTGGAGAAACAGAGAAGAATTGAAAGAATAAAGCAAAAACAGTCTCAGCTACAAGAACTCATTCTACAG CAAATTGCCTTTAAGAACCTGGTGCAGCGGAACCGtcaagcagagcagcaggcaaaCCGACCTCCCCCCTCCAATTCTGTCATCCATCTGCCTTTTATCATTGTGAACACCAGCAAGAAGACAGTGATCGACTGCAGTATTTCAAATGACAA gtTTGAATATCTATTTAATTTTGACAATACGTTTGAAATTCATGATGATATAGAAGTACTAAAACGAATGGGAATGGCTTGTGGGCTAGAATCTGGAAGCTGTTCAGCAGAGGACCTAAAAATTGCAAGGAGTTTGGTTCCTAAAGCTCTGCAACCATATGTGACAG aaaTGGCTCAGGGATCAATCAGCAGTGTATATGTCACATCTTCAATAGGTTCTGCATCAAACGGCACAAGATTTTCAGCCAG tgacTTTTCCAATGGTGGAGATGGAATGTTGGCTACAAGTTCCAATGGATCTCAGTATAGTGGCTCCAGAGTTGAAACACCAGTTTCTTATGTTGGGGATGAcgatgatgatgacgatgattttaatgaaaatgatGATGACGACTGA